The nucleotide window CGATGGCTAAATGGATAGAATCAGATGCTGATATGTTTAGCTTCCCTAGTAATTCCAAAGCTCTATCCCAACCCTCATCATCTAAATATCTGATTTCGATTTTTTCAGTGTCAACAAACGGTTTGTATACCTCTTTTCTAAGATGGAGTTCTATACTTTCCAGTTCTGCTTTTCCGAGGTCTCTCTCAGAAATGCGAGTTCTCACTTCATCAAAAGATTTCTTACGCATAACAATTTCTCTTTCCGCAAAAACTCTCTTCTGTTCATCTCCAGTAATTTCAAGTAAAGTGAAGAATGACGTTACAGTTCTATAGCCTCCCTTCTTGATTTTCCGAAAAAGTTCAACTGAATCATCATTTCTTTTTCTAATCAAGTCCAAAAATATGTTAGTGTCTAAGTAAAGTAAAAGTCTCTTTCTGACATTTAATATTACCAAATC belongs to Candidatus Bathyarchaeota archaeon and includes:
- a CDS encoding type II toxin-antitoxin system VapC family toxin, whose protein sequence is MVILNVRKRLLLYLDTNIFLDLIRKRNDDSVELFRKIKKGGYRTVTSFFTLLEITGDEQKRVFAEREIVMRKKSFDEVRTRISERDLGKAELESIELHLRKEVYKPFVDTEKIEIRYLDDEGWDRALELLGKLNISASDSIHLAIADIRTCDIFVTNDSQLRKVASKFFEPSKMIFASSSEIGDKIKILREIRSGKKKGEKKRS